The sequence below is a genomic window from Dermacentor albipictus isolate Rhodes 1998 colony chromosome 2, USDA_Dalb.pri_finalv2, whole genome shotgun sequence.
GTTTACAAAGTACTGAACATTGCATGCACGACACGCTTTCGAAGATGTGTCCGAGTCCGCATGGCCTCGCTAACGTATAACGACTTAGACCAATAGAAACGCAGTTGTGCATAAACTAATCGTCGCATTATACAAAGCGGTGTTGAATGTGTACGAGTACATAAAGTTTATGTACAACGATGTGACGGGCACTTTACATATAATTATGTGGTGACGCTATGAGATGTGTATATCCAAAAATTCACACGCACACGAGAGCACGCAAGCACAGAAATCATGGGCACCTACATACCATGTACATGAATGCTTTTGATGGCCTGGATACAAGAACGAGGCTGGTGGAAAATTAAGCTACACGTGTCCATCAAGTaccgacaggaaacggcatgaccactgtctATAAGGAACTCCCCTTCCCCAAGGAATGACAACTCCTCGGAACGAAACGACAGCATCTCAGAGCGAAGCAGCTCCAGACGTGGACATCGAGTGCGGCAAAGATGGCCCCCGGCAACCGCCTCGCGCCGGTTACGCCACAGACACAAGGCCCCCCGCAGCAATTAAGTGTCACACTAAGCGGCCACGCACGCAGTGACTAGATATGGTAAAGTGATTAAGTCCAATGCCAAGGGAACCAGCAAGCACAGCCCTCCAAACTATCCAACGACGCATTGTAGCATCACATGCTTGTTGGATTATTGAAGGGGCCAGTTGGGACACAGCGAGGATGGGATGCATGCCCCACCGCTCTAGTCTGTCACGCGTTgggagcacttgccaccctagatgCCAAGTGGAACCGCGTACAGGTGACCGGGCAGAAAGGATGCCGTTATCGCACCCCACGACACATCTGTGTAACGTGCGCGGCGCGCCGGCGAAACCACAGGTAGAAGTAAGGCCGACATTGTATTCACGACACAGTTTTCGAGGAAGTGTAAATCAGGACACATACCTGTCGCACGTGGCGATAAAATGCTACGGCCGTAGAGTAAAATGCAGGGCGTATCATACCTGCTGCCCACAATTTAAGCGTAAGCCCGGTAACAGGTAACGAATCTTTTTGCCGTGGCAGTAGCAGGCGAGTTCACGTGCTGGACACTGATCACCTTGTAACGGGTGAGACGGACATCGCAGAACAAGCAGCCGGCAGCGAACAGACACAGTTCTGTACTAaccgaccagaagaaggaaccaaAAATGGACTGCACAGACCTATAGTAACCCGTAATGGACGGTGGCTCTACAACGTGATAAACGTACCACACATAGCCGCAAGATACAGACTGCGCTAAGTACTTTCTTTCTAATGAGGGTAGGCAACACCCTTCAACATTCTGAATATTTCATCTTACGCATGTTGAAGGAAATTGAAAGTCACACAGTGACTGGTACGCCATCGTAATCAAAAGGTCTAAAATACGAATAGAAATGCTCTTTTGAAGATGGAAAAAGGTCCTTAGGCGTGTCTGTGGGGAACTAGTGAAGAAAATGATGACAATTTAAAAAGTTCTACCACACTTACAGTATATCTGTAGTAAGTGAAAAATCGAACGGTACGGGATAAACTGTCTTTTTTCCCGAGATGCAATGCGAGGTCGTTGGAAAAGGCTTTTGCCTTCACAAAACctctaccaggcagtgggaggcCGCGCACCTAAGGCTCTCTCAGTAGTGAGCTAAGAACTGGTTTGAGACTGAGAATAAATAGTACTGGAAAtaattgaggcttcatcatcatcagtagaGGGCACCCTTGACAAACACCACGAGTCACGGGGAATGGTGCATTTTCAAGCCCATTAAGAAAGAGTGTACTTCGGATATCTTGATAGGGATCACTACTAAGTTAAGTGCTGAGGTACTAATGATTTAAACAATCAAGAAACCTGCGATCCATTAGGTGCTGTGGGTGAAGTACACAACGACAAAGAAGAAGTTGCATTGATCTGCTTCTGACTGCTCAGTCCCACTTCCTTTTCTTCCTCGTTTCATTAACTTGTCATCTTGACGTTTTTATTAGGCTCTCCTAAAAATCACTTTCTTTGACGACACCTGGGAGGAGTTTTATTAACCGAAGTGATCTTGCGAATTTTGGAATAGCTTCACCAAGTCGCTCGGTTTCACAGCCGGTATGCGCCACCGTCTCTGTGGTCAACATCAACCACACAACAGAAACCGTATACGGCCGCTACGCACGGTCATCGTCATCAACCAGTCCCGAGCCCGCGTGCCTCACGTTCCCACGAGAAATCGAGAAGCGGCCGCCTAGAATTCTTGGACGCCTACGCCTCGCATCTACGATGAGCGACATCAAGGACAGATTCGCCAACGGGCGCCAGCGGCAACGCCACAGCGCCGGGCCCGCACGGCGACGGTCTCAACGCGTCGGATCACGTCACTCGTCGGCGAGCCCCGAGCGCCAGTCGAAGCGACGGCGAGACGCTCCAGAGCTCGAGCCGCACTTTCGGCGGAGTCACGCAGCCGCGACGTCCAGGGCGAGGTCATCGACTGACGGCTCTCCAGCGGAGTCGACCGCGGGAGCTCGCGGCCGCCATCGCGCCGCCGCTTCACAGGCACCAGGTGCGGTGGCCCGAAAAGACAGGAAGCAGTCACTTCTGCGAGGACAGCGCAACGTCAGCCCTTCCAGGGCGAGGTACGAGATGGGCGACACCACGTGCTATGTGGCCAAGGCAGGCGACTTTGAGGAGCAGCACTATGGTCCACCCACTGTCCCTCCGAGCGTGCAGAGCGAACGGCGCCCTGTGCCGATGGCCCGACGCCGACAGCAGCCTTCGACGGCGCCGCCCGAGCGTGATGTAGGGGTAGGCGGTGCTGCGGACGGCGTGAACTCGGATCGCTGGCCCAATTCGAGTTCGGTCACCGTCGAGGTAAAATGTCGCGGTGCGCCCCGACCTGCCGAACGCCGCAGCTCAATGGCGCCGAGCACCGCTAAGCACGGCAGGTCGCTCTCCCCGAGGGATCTTGCCGCAGCAGACGCTGCATCTTCCATAGAAATATCTTCAGCTGTGGCCCTTTCACCTGTCTCCCCGGGAAAGCGTGCGGTCAACATTGACATTGAGTTCAGTAAGCCAACCGCGGCGGGAAGCAGCCAGGGGATGCTTTTGCGATCCATATCGATGAACGTGGAGAAGATCATCGGACGGCTGCTTGCTCCGCCGCGTTCCGACAGCCGCAGCCAGCTCGTCAGGGGCCCTCCAGGACCCCCGAGAGGTCAACCGGTCTGGGATCCTTATGCTAGGGCATGGCGAGTTCCAAAGGCGAGCAAGCGACGGCAGTCCACAGGCCGAGGCGAAGTCGGCGGTCAAATTCCGACTGCGGATGCTCACGCTCGCTTTACGGCGATTTCCGAGGACACCAGGCCACGTGCCGGCGCGCCCGTTGATGAGAGTGGCGGAGTTGCCCCACCCAGCGACGAATTGCTGAGACGAGAAATGATGGAAGGAGTGCCTAGCATTCTGGACAGGATGGAAGACTCGCTAGCAGACCAGGTCAAAGCAGCGGAAACAGCCGCCGCTGTAAGAAGGGCTTCTGGCAGAGAGTCTCTGAAGTACGAAACTGCGGAGGGTGTTCAGGGAATTCTGGACACGATGGAAGAGTCACTCGTGGACCAGGTCAAGGCAGCGGAAGTAGCTGCCGCTATCAGAAGGGCTTCTGGTGGAGAGTCTCTAAAGCGCGGAATTACAGAGGATGTTCAGGGAATTCTGGACAGGATGGAAGAGACTCTCGTGGACCAGGTCAAGGCAGCGGAAATAGCTGCCGCTATCAGAAGGGCTTCTGGTGGAGAGTCGCTAAAGCGCGGAACTACCGAGGATGTTCAGGGTATTCTGGACAGGATGGAAGAGTCGCTCGCTGCTCAGGTAGACGATGATGTAAAGATTTTTGCAGAGGACAAGAGAGAGAGACCTAAACGCAGGAAAAAAGGCAAGGCCGCGGCAGCAGACACCGAGATTACTTCTACTGGCGCGACAGAAACgacgaagaagaaaagaaaagctaggAAGTATGCCCATGAAGAAGAGAAAACGGAAGTGGACGAAACCACACTGAAGTCAAAACGCCGAAAATCCGGCGTTATAGAGGCGGTGTCTTCGACTGGTACTGGCGCagagaacaaaagaaacaagGGGGAAAAATCTGCCCAGGATGAAGAGAAAACGCAAACGGAGGGAACGACGCTCTCGACAATGCGCCGAAAATCCAGTGCCACGGGAGCGGCTTCTTCCGGTGCTGCCGGGATGAAGCAGAGAAAGATGTCGAAGCAGGCAGAGAAGACGCTGAAGAAAGAAGGCGAGGAACAGGGTGACGCTGAAGTCTCTTCACCTGGAgccgccaaaaaaaagaaaaagaagaagtcgAAGAAACGCCAACAGCCGGAGGATGACGCACTTCCAAAGATAGCGGAAGCCGGAGTGCTAGATGATATGGTTAAGGAGGAGCTCAAAATTTTGGCCGCCGTTGAAGAGTCGCTTCCGGTTGAGGTAAAAACAGCGCCACTGGATGTCGATGGCCAAAAGCCTCCCGACGACGACTACTACCCAGAACGTCATGCTGAAGGCGCGCATGATATTTTGGTCGACATGGAGGAGGCGCTGCTGAAAGAGATCGAAGCAATGGAACCGGCTAGCCCACACAAAGAGGCTCCCGGCGACGTTCCCATCGGTCGTGAAATTGAAGGGGCTCGGCAGGGTGCTGTGGACAGGAAACAGGCCGAGAAAGGGGAGACGGCGACTTACGCTGACTTGCCGCGCGAAGAAAAGCTTGGAACTGTGGCTTGGCCGGAGAAACCTTCTAAGCGTCACAAAAAGAAGCCGAAAGATAGAGACGACAGTCGTCTAGTGGAGAGGACGGCTGTCAGTGCTCTGGACGTAGCGGAACGTGATAAGGCCGTGGAGTCCAGGATTGCGCCCTGGAAGACTCCAGAAGAGGGATATTACGGCGTGGACAAAGCTGCTGCCAACGCGACGGAAAGGCAGGCTGAAAAGGTGCCGGAAGGGGAAACGATTACAGAGGTGGGAAAGAGTACGCTTGGTTCCGGCAAAGAAAGCGCGTCGAAAAAAgggcacaagaaaaagaaagccggcggaaagaaaaagaagtccaAGGAGAAAGGCGGCACGGAAAAGAGCGCGCTTACATCTGTATCCGAGATGCACACCGCGTCGCAGAGTGGATCACCGAAGAAGGGGcacaagaagaaaggaaaaaagaaacgcaaggaTAAGCGACAGCAGCCGAAGGGTTCCCCGAAAAAAATGGAAGTGGAGACGGGTACGATTGGTCAGATTGCGCTCAAGCACCAGCGAGGTCTTCGAGGGTCGCGAGAAGAAAAGAAGCTCGACGAGCACACGGCAGCTGGAGACAAGACGGCCGAACTGACCTCGGAGCTTCCGGTGCCGAAGCACAGCATAATGAAGGGGTCTTCCGATTCGAGAAGAAGGTCCAAACAGCTCGAGAGTTCGCGGATGGAAGTCCTGCCAAGCGGACCTCCAGCTGTGCCGCCCACGTTCGACAGCGCTGCCGCGGGTGAAGAGCTCGGGCGCAAGGCAGCCAGAAGAAAATCTAGGCAATCGCCGAGTGTACCGGCCGGAGCGCAGGAGCTGGAAGAGTACCTGGAAGTCTTCGAAGGAGCCGCTGCAATGCCGCTCATGCTGCAGTCACCTGCGAGGCGGCGGTCTGTTTCTGCGCCCAGGAGTGCACTTTCACTGGAGGAGGGAGCCGTGCCTCGTGCGCCCGGTGAGGTGGACTTGGACACCGCCACCGCTCGTCGTGTGGCGAAGCTTAAGAAGGCCCTCAGGGTGAAGCAGCGCAAGGAACCAGAGACCGGCACCGCTGATGAGACCACGTTCAAGTGGTCCACGTCGACCACGGCGAGCTTCGTACGCGAGATGTTCTTCTCCACGCATCGTTGGGGCATGAGCTCGCCTCCGACATGCGAGCCGTCCCGCGGGATGAAGTGGTCCACCAGCTACATAGGTCGTCGAGGCTCAATCTTCAGGCCCACTCCGTCGCTCGTCCCGTCGCCGCCTGCGCCCGGTCGACGGGCCAGCATTGTGCGCATTTGTCCGCAGAGCATCTCCCTCAAAGAGAGCAGGCCGCCCAAGCCGTCccacgcgaaaaagaaaaagaaaaagaaaaagaagaaacacaagggcAAAAAGTCGGTGCTCGCGCCGGCCGGCGCGCTGACGAGCGCGCCTGCCACGCCGTTCGTTCAGAGCCCGACGAGCGGGTCGCCCGCCGTCACGTCCCTCGGCACTAGCCAAACGGCATCGTACGCGGAGCCGCTGCCCGCCGCATCCTCGGCTGCATTGCAGCACGACGCCACAGGAACCCCCGTAAGCGCATCAGTCGGGCAGCCCGTTCCAGCAAAGGCCGAAGCTCCGCCACCAGCACAAGGGCACAAGAAGCacaagaaaaagcacaagaaaaagcACAAGGAAAAGGGCAAAAAAGGCTCGAAGTCTCACGCGAAAGGCGAGAAAGCCGGCTCGAAGGCGAAAAGGAGACACAGCAAGGGGAAAGCGGCCGCTGTTTCACCAACGGGAGTTCAGGCAGTGCCGATAATAGTCGCGGAGCCCAGTGTTACCGTGCAGCCGGTGGCCGAGGTGGCTCCGCGGCGTCCATCACAGCCGGAAGGCCCCGGAGCAGACACGGCGACGACCGGCCTCGATCCTAAAATGACCCAGATGCTGGCAGCAGACGTGCCCCCGTTAGTGGCAGCGGAGGGAGTCGCGGTTGGGGAAGAGACTGTGGCCAAAGGACCCGAGAAACCAGAAGACAAAACTCATTCGAAAAAAGGCAAGAAGTCTAAGAAAAAGGGCAAGAAAGGCAAGAAGTCTAAGGAAAAgggcaagaaaagcaagaagTCTAAGGAAAAgggcaagaaaagcaagaagTCTAAGGAAAAgggcaagaaaagcaagaagtctaaggaaaaggggaagaaaggcaagaagagaaagaagggcaAGAAGGGCAAGAAgggcgagaagaaaaaaaggaaaggaaaaaagggCGCCCGTAAAGGTGCAGGTGGAGTGGTCGTGGAGCACAAGGAGGGCAACACGGCGCTCGTCGCCTTCTGCTGGCTGCTGCTGGCCGTGTGCCTCATCATGATCGCCATCCTGGCTTTCTATTTCATCATCGCCAAGGAACCGCCTCAGCCGGAGGATACAACGGTGCTATCCACGCTGCTGACGCCTATCGTAACGTGGGAGACAACTTTAAGCAGGTACGACGGTAGTTAATCCTACTTTGTACACCAATAAGAGTCAAGTTACGTTTCGCTGAAGTTTGTGTAAGCTTATGCAGAGTCCTAAAAAAGAATTCCTAGTGGAACTCGTCCATCTGTAAGAGTATAGGTGTGCTGGGTGAACACGTCCAGAAATTTGGGACATTGCCCCTTTAGCCacatgtcgaacttcaccgcaatgcactGATGTCGCTCACTGGGCAACACCTTTAATAAATTATAGTTCGACAGATAAGCCAAGATTTACCTAATAATATACGGATTTATGGCACTTAGTCGTAAGTTCCCTGCTGCGTTATAGCTATTTTATATCTGACCAAAACGCTGCGATAATGCAGCGGTGAAGTTACGACTAAATGCCGTAAATCCGTACACTATTAGAAAGGAGCATTTACTTGTCTTTTGCTaatgaaagttgttgaaattcggGCGATCTTTCGAAATATCATTTTTTTTGAAAATGCTCCCATCGAGCTACAGTACTGCATTGCAGTGAAGTTCGACAGATGACTGAAGGGGCAGTAACCATAATTACTTGGTATGGGGATGCACGGTAACACCTGTAACACGTGTGAACTAGTTTTCTCCTATCTCTTCCATAAGCGGTTCACGAAATCTCAGCATGCAGAGCTTTTAACGGTGCTTTGACAGGTAAAGAACATGGTGTATGGTTCACTTAGCAAGgcgtcaggggcgtagccagggggggggcttatggggcttcagccccccccgaaattttttcgtgctgtccatgcaccgccgaccaaagtgacctccggcgccggaaatcactctggattttgtctagaatgtatttttgacgctcgaaaagacatttaaccgcgaagattgcaaactcgggctggatttcgtggcaacgcccatacaccggaagcaggggcgtagccaggggggggggggaattatggggcttcagcccccccccccccgaaattttttcgagCTGTCCATGTACCGCCGAtcaaagtgacctccggcgccggaaatcactctggattttgtctagaatgtctttttgacgctcgaaaagacatttaaccgcgaagattgcaaactcgggctggatttcgtggcaacgcccatacaccggaagtcacataacgccaagcagtcccatccgagcacaaagtttcgagggcgctttgatggtgagcgggctcgccgcggcatctcactgaggccacggaatctgtggagcgcatggatatcaattgcgaaactttatgggtataaatctcataagctcttgatgtgaaaggtgcattgacatttccaaagttgtgctttagattttcaattgcggaactttgtgggtttaatgttgttataaacatttgacaccaaaTGTCTATTGaattttctaaagtcttacatcgtaacatacaacaagacaagccaaatcaacacactagcagacgagttgacaaacaggcagcgaggtccaatgagacgaagcgttggggtggttcatttgtgccgacgtcccataaaaaaaatataaacatttttttttaacctatgccagaacatccatgtcaagacactcaagccagccaaagtaaatacgttcttatttattttttctactttgaattttattcgcgaggacacattgagcctcttcgattttttttttgttctcgctaccctaaccaCGGGCTggcagagccaaccagagcgcatacgtttttctcgtatggccccgaccaccgtgcggtacactttggtgcgcgttcggtttgctctggccgagtggattttcaccggacagagttttggacgttttctggctagcagacgagaaaaaaaaaacaatggtcgctcgccgccatcactgtggggactcgaaggattgcaccgcattccttgagcggaacctttccggaaagtcttctttcgccgctgtaggatactgagcagtatgcgtatggttctcagtggaccaagcgtctcatgttttcttcggtattccttccgtagccccattaggtgcccgaagtaggcattagattctggccaagatactttcctatgcgtttctttttcctttcggtgcctccgcctcacagaaaaaaaatacattgttgcggcgcagcgaattgtcgcatggtgaaagttcgat
It includes:
- the LOC135904685 gene encoding uncharacterized protein isoform X1, whose translation is MSDIKDRFANGRQRQRHSAGPARRRSQRVGSRHSSASPERQSKRRRDAPELEPHFRRSHAAATSRARSSTDGSPAESTAGARGRHRAAASQAPGAVARKDRKQSLLRGQRNVSPSRARYEMGDTTCYVAKAGDFEEQHYGPPTVPPSVQSERRPVPMARRRQQPSTAPPERDVGVGGAADGVNSDRWPNSSSVTVEVKCRGAPRPAERRSSMAPSTAKHGRSLSPRDLAAADAASSIEISSAVALSPVSPGKRAVNIDIEFSKPTAAGSSQGMLLRSISMNVEKIIGRLLAPPRSDSRSQLVRGPPGPPRGQPVWDPYARAWRVPKASKRRQSTGRGEVGGQIPTADAHARFTAISEDTRPRAGAPVDESGGVAPPSDELLRREMMEGVPSILDRMEDSLADQVKAAETAAAVRRASGRESLKYETAEGVQGILDTMEESLVDQVKAAEVAAAIRRASGGESLKRGITEDVQGILDRMEETLVDQVKAAEIAAAIRRASGGESLKRGTTEDVQGILDRMEESLAAQVDDDVKIFAEDKRERPKRRKKGKAAAADTEITSTGATETTKKKRKARKYAHEEEKTEVDETTLKSKRRKSGVIEAVSSTGTGAENKRNKGEKSAQDEEKTQTEGTTLSTMRRKSSATGAASSGAAGMKQRKMSKQAEKTLKKEGEEQGDAEVSSPGAAKKKKKKKSKKRQQPEDDALPKIAEAGVLDDMVKEELKILAAVEESLPVEVKTAPLDVDGQKPPDDDYYPERHAEGAHDILVDMEEALLKEIEAMEPASPHKEAPGDVPIGREIEGARQGAVDRKQAEKGETATYADLPREEKLGTVAWPEKPSKRHKKKPKDRDDSRLVERTAVSALDVAERDKAVESRIAPWKTPEEGYYGVDKAAANATERQAEKVPEGETITEVGKSTLGSGKESASKKGHKKKKAGGKKKKSKEKGGTEKSALTSVSEMHTASQSGSPKKGHKKKGKKKRKDKRQQPKGSPKKMEVETGTIGQIALKHQRGLRGSREEKKLDEHTAAGDKTAELTSELPVPKHSIMKGSSDSRRRSKQLESSRMEVLPSGPPAVPPTFDSAAAGEELGRKAARRKSRQSPSVPAGAQELEEYLEVFEGAAAMPLMLQSPARRRSVSAPRSALSLEEGAVPRAPGEVDLDTATARRVAKLKKALRVKQRKEPETGTADETTFKWSTSTTASFVREMFFSTHRWGMSSPPTCEPSRGMKWSTSYIGRRGSIFRPTPSLVPSPPAPGRRASIVRICPQSISLKESRPPKPSHAKKKKKKKKKKHKGKKSVLAPAGALTSAPATPFVQSPTSGSPAVTSLGTSQTASYAEPLPAASSAALQHDATGTPVSASVGQPVPAKAEAPPPAQGHKKHKKKHKKKHKEKGKKGSKSHAKGEKAGSKAKRRHSKGKAAAVSPTGVQAVPIIVAEPSVTVQPVAEVAPRRPSQPEGPGADTATTGLDPKMTQMLAADVPPLVAAEGVAVGEETVAKGPEKPEDKTHSKKGKKSKKKGKKGKKSKEKGKKSKKSKEKGKKSKKSKEKGKKSKKSKEKGKKGKKRKKGKKGKKGEKKKRKGKKGARKGAGGVVVEHKEGNTALVAFCWLLLAVCLIMIAILAFYFIIAKEPPQPEDTTVLSTLLTPIVTWETTLSSRPPTGGAGTPSTEPGRQTTPAKQPPLPQPPQPPLPLPPPGVTMGAGVYECSTSFCNNEAAYLGSLVDHAKTPACVNFYKHVCGRWAEVQRVPRGPGAFVSTDSLLQDELLRGLLATAKLSKEPDIIHATGIYEACTQRSKVAQTSVEVMRELFKSWQIGRWPLEANGVPRDQRAEAMVWRFAAELMVDLGLATLVTVDVGADPDRHPDLDARADAHWRPILQLDRPEPLFTSRAMAEPDVKQMVIDGFEEAVGALDTTVTGKPPATMSNGVASVFQLVCDVKLDDARNYQPVNVTDLISGLRTFLGDLFSYDDTSKWRVLLPSPNYATTGLKAIVESVAPVHLLNYMGFLAVIRMAAYIPAQSQQPDRLHALFYHSVTGRSMFGTRDVSLMCLLSTERLLPGCFAKAALERLRAEGADLVARHWISQLVDAFTHNVRDLFWIDDLSALLVRYRLKRRSVASLTAYVGGECVPFRSPRVDSASPLGHFHDVAKLQQRALLQGISGGNAVPHRYPQLSEMHPYAAFDVSHRYVRVPSVLFNHSVPTNSTAFALHLSRLATRLYQALVRVLFDDPYELVAPITEVANMRLRASDLSRCLSRDATRAYGSDGNLFAASDVEKDLLYRSTALVLAHRAFRQLLPVRRIWNMDFRYSGLPDRSSEQLFFLYFALDHCEESDQAHHAQRSHALTPEHAVNLPLRGTAAFAEAFNCRDGSVSVAQGGPPCRILKAGYSRSSRRSGQGGRRFRNKTRQHSGLSSLLDMQLTLG